Within the Borrelia miyamotoi genome, the region AATTAGTTTTCTCATTTTTCAATACCTATCTTTTTTTTTCAATACCTATCTTTATTAACTTTCCATCGTCAATTTCTACTTTTGTTAGTGCCTTTTCTTTATTAATCTCTATTTTTAATGTTAGAGTTTCAGCTTGAATATAGCTTTCAAATTGACTTATTACTTTTTTTAATGTTTCATTATTGTCTATATAGAGTATTATTCTATCACTAACGTTGAAGTTATTTTCCTTTCTTAAATTTTGTACTTTTCTTATCAGTTCTCTTGATAGTCCTTCTAAATATAATTCTTCTGTTATTAGTGAATCTAGACCAATTGTGACAGAATCTTCATTAATTACTTTAAAATTTTTTCTTGCTTGTTTTTCCAATATTATGTCTTTTAGTGTGATGTCATATGCATTTTCTTTGATTTTAATTATATGTTTATTACCTTTTATTATTTTTAATATGTCTTCATTGTTTAGCTTCATTATTTCTAATGCTATTGTTTTCATATTTTTACCAAGTTTGCTTCCAAGTTCTTTAAAATTTGCTTTTGCTTTGTAAATTACAAGTTCTTCTTCATTGGATTTTATTTTGATTTCTTTTGCGTTAATTTCTTCAAGTATTATTTCTTTCATTTCACTTAGTATTTGTTGTTCTTTGTGGTTTGTGGTAATAACATAGATTGTGCTGATAGGTCTTCGTATTTTAATGTTGTGCGATGCTCTAAGTGCTCTTGCAATTGAAACTACTTTTTTTATAAAGTTCATTTTTTCTTCAAGATCTGTGTTAATAAGTTCTTTTCTTGCTTTTGGATATTCATTTAGATGGATTGATTCTTTTTCATCTTTTGCTTTCAGATTTTGATAAATTTCTTCTGTTAAAAACGGGATAAATGGTGCAAGCATCAAAATTAAACTTTTTAGTGTGTAATATAGAGTTTCATAGGCATCGAGTTTATCGTTGTCATTTTCAGATTTCCAGAATCTTTTTCTTGATCTTCTTATATACCAATTATTTAGTTTGTCGATAAATGCAATAAGTTCTTCTATTGATTTTGTTAAATTGTATTTATCTATTTCTTCGTTTAATATTTTTTTTAGGCTTTCGGTTTCACTAATTATCCATTTATCAAGCATATTAGTTTTGTATAAATTTGTGTTATCTTTAGGTGCAAATTTGTCAATTATTGCATAGGTTATGAAAAATGAATAAGCGTTCCAGATAGGTATTATAATGTTCTTTAAAACATCTTTAACCCCATCATCGCTGTACTTTAGGTCATCACCTCTTACTACAGGACTCATTACTAAATAAAGTCTTAAAGCGTCAGCTCCAAATGTGTTTATTACTTCCATTGGATCTGTATAGTTTCTAAGTGATTTTGACATTTTTCTTCCATCACTAGATAATACAAGTCCATTAACTATTACATTTTTAAACGCTGTGTTCTCAAAAAGTGCAGTTCCTAGAATTGTTAATGTATAAAACCATCCTCTTGTTTGGTCTAGTCCTTCTGCAATAAAGTCAGCAGGAAAAATGGTGTGAAATTTATCTTTATCTTTAAATGGATAATGTTTACTTGCGTAAGGCATAGATCCAGATTCAAACCAACAGTCCAAAACCTCACTTGTTCTAATATACACACCGCCATATTCACTGGACCAAGTTATTTTGTCAACTTTATCTTTGTGCAAGTCATTAATCTTTTGTCCCGACCTTTTTTCAAGTTCTTCTTTAGACCCTATACATATTTTGTTTCCTGTTTTTGAACATACCCAAACTGGTATTGGATTGCCCCAAAATCTATTTCGGCTTATTGCCCAGTCTCGTGCATTTTCTAACCATTTTCCAAATCGTCCTTTTTTTAAATGTGAGGGCATCCAGTTTATTTGCTCATTTGATTTTATAAGTTTTTCTTTTATTGCTTCAATGTTTACAAACCATGATCTTATGGGCCTATAAATTAGAGGTGAATTTGTTCTGTAGCAAAATGGGTATCTGTGTAGAATGTTTTCTCTTTTGAATAGAAGGTTCATTGATCTTAATTTTTCTATTATTTTGTTATCTGCATCCTTAACAAATAATCCTTCAAAATCTTTTACTTCGTTTGTAAATCGGCATTCGTCATCTATAGGTGTTATTATATCAGTTTTTGTGTTATTTTTAAGTATTTTATAATCTTCTTCTCCAAAGGGTGCGATATGTACTATTCCTGTTCCATCATCAGTTGTGACATATTTTGCTGTATGAATTCTGAATGCTCCTTTATTGCGTTGTTTCAAAAAATAGTCAAATACAGGTTCATATTCTATTCCTTCAATGTGTTTACCTTTAAATTGTTTTATAATTGTGTATGCTTTTTCATCTTTGTAATAGTGATTTAACTTTTTTGTGCCTATTATGAATATTTCATTTTTTTCCTTATCAAGTATTTTAGAATATTCTATGTCTTTACCAACAGCAATTCCAAGATTTGTA harbors:
- the ileS gene encoding isoleucine--tRNA ligase, translating into MFKKVENKVDFPEIEEKVLKFWNDNKIFEKSMQQREGCEEFTFYDGPPFATGLPHFGHFVPNTIKDIIPRYKTMKGKHVKRYFGWDTHGLPVEYEVEKALKLSGRYEIEKYGVEKFNEECRNIVLRYTQEWQKTILRLGRWVDFENNYKTMDITFMESVWWVFQKLYNKGLIYESYYVLPYSPKLATPLSNFEVNLGEYKEVNDPSLTIKFKIKDKNEYLLAWTTTPWTLPTNLGIAVGKDIEYSKILDKEKNEIFIIGTKKLNHYYKDEKAYTIIKQFKGKHIEGIEYEPVFDYFLKQRNKGAFRIHTAKYVTTDDGTGIVHIAPFGEEDYKILKNNTKTDIITPIDDECRFTNEVKDFEGLFVKDADNKIIEKLRSMNLLFKRENILHRYPFCYRTNSPLIYRPIRSWFVNIEAIKEKLIKSNEQINWMPSHLKKGRFGKWLENARDWAISRNRFWGNPIPVWVCSKTGNKICIGSKEELEKRSGQKINDLHKDKVDKITWSSEYGGVYIRTSEVLDCWFESGSMPYASKHYPFKDKDKFHTIFPADFIAEGLDQTRGWFYTLTILGTALFENTAFKNVIVNGLVLSSDGRKMSKSLRNYTDPMEVINTFGADALRLYLVMSPVVRGDDLKYSDDGVKDVLKNIIIPIWNAYSFFITYAIIDKFAPKDNTNLYKTNMLDKWIISETESLKKILNEEIDKYNLTKSIEELIAFIDKLNNWYIRRSRKRFWKSENDNDKLDAYETLYYTLKSLILMLAPFIPFLTEEIYQNLKAKDEKESIHLNEYPKARKELINTDLEEKMNFIKKVVSIARALRASHNIKIRRPISTIYVITTNHKEQQILSEMKEIILEEINAKEIKIKSNEEELVIYKAKANFKELGSKLGKNMKTIALEIMKLNNEDILKIIKGNKHIIKIKENAYDITLKDIILEKQARKNFKVINEDSVTIGLDSLITEELYLEGLSRELIRKVQNLRKENNFNVSDRIILYIDNNETLKKVISQFESYIQAETLTLKIEINKEKALTKVEIDDGKLIKIGIEKKR